One part of the Prionailurus bengalensis isolate Pbe53 chromosome B2, Fcat_Pben_1.1_paternal_pri, whole genome shotgun sequence genome encodes these proteins:
- the LOC122490362 gene encoding heterogeneous nuclear ribonucleoprotein A1-like has product MSKSESSKEPEQLRKLFIRGLSFETTNESLRSRLEQWGMLSDCVVMRDPNTKRSRGFGFVTYATVEEVDAAVNARPQKVGGRVVEPKRAVSREDSQRPGAHLTVKKTFVSGIKENTEEHHLRDYFEQYGKIEVIETMTDRGNGKKRGFAFVTFDDDDSVDKIVIQKYHTVNGHKCEVREALSKQEMASASSSQRGQSGPWNFGDGPGGGFGGNDNFGHEGNFSGRGGLGGSQGGDGYGGSGDGYKGFGNDGGNFGGGGSYNDFGNYNNQSSNFGPMKGGNFGGRSSGPYGGGGQYFAKPRNQGGYGSSSSSSSFGSGRRFLITSRKQRLAGKKSQRSDREATGYNRSVNSAKHSGGRA; this is encoded by the coding sequence ATGTCTAAGTCAGAGTCTTCCAAAGAGCCTGAACAGCTGCGGAAGCTTTTCATCCGAGGTTTGAGCTTTGAAACAACCAATGAGAGTCTGAGGAGCCGTTTAGAGCAATGGGGAATGCTTTCGGACTGTGTGGTAATGAGAGATCCAAACACCAAGCGCTCCAGAGGCTTTGGGTTTGTCACCTATGCCACTGTGGAAGAGGTGGATGCAGCTGTGAATGCAAGGCCACAGAAGGTGGGTGGAAGAGTTGTAGAACCAAAGAGGGCTGTCTCGAGAGAAGATTCTCAAAGACCTGGTGCCCACTTAACTGTGAAAAAGACTTTTGTCAGTGGCattaaagaaaacactgaagaacATCATCTAAGAGATTATTTTGAACAGTATGGGAAAATTGAAGTGATTGAAACCATGACAGACCGAGGCAATGGCAAAAAGAGAGGCTTTGCCTTTGTAACATTTGATGACGATGACTCTGTAGACAAGATTGTCATTCAAAAATACCATACTGTGAATGGCCATAAATGTGAAGTAAGGGAAGCTTTATCTAAGCAAGAGATGGCTAGTGCCTCTTCCAGCCAAAGAGGTCAAAGTGGTCCTTGGAACTTCGGTGATGGTCCCGGAGGTGGTTTTGGTGGGAATGACAACTTTGGCCATGAAGGAAACTTCAGTGGACGAGGTGGCCTTGGTGGCAGTCAAGGTGGTGATGGGTatggtggcagtggggatggtTATAAAGGATTTGGTAATGATGGAGGCAATTTTGGAGGTGGTGGAAGCTATAATGATTTTGGCAATTACAACAATCAGTCTTCAAATTTTGGACCCATGAAAGGAGGAAATTTTGGAGGCAGAAGCTCTGGCCCCTATGGTGGTGGAGGTCAATATTTTGCCAAACCACGAAACCAAGGTGGCTATGGCAgttccagcagcagcagtagcttTGGCAGTGGcagaagatttttaattacttcCAGGAAACAAAGATTAGCAGGAAAGAAGagccagagaagtgacagggaagCTACAGGTTACAACAGATCTGTGAACTCAGCCAAGCACAGTGGTGGCAGGGCCTAG